The DNA segment TATCGAAAATGTAATCGGTAAGAACGGGTCGAGTGTGAAGCCCCGGACGAAAACCGTCGACGTCGCCGGGAATCAGCCATGTCATTTCAGTAGGACCCCAGACCCTCCGTCCCATGGCTTGCCACCGACGCCAACTTCCATCGAAGCATGCCCTACCTTTGGGGACATAAGGTCCGAGAGCAACTGGCCAGCATCCATAAGCATGCACGCAATCAATATGGTCGCTTCGTGCAGGCTAACTCCCTTTCCCATGTCCGACCGCTTGTCTCAAAAACGCTCGTTTTTGGGACAAGTTGCCGCATCATTATCCTTGTGTTTCTTCGGCACCCCTCCCTCATGTCCGACCGAGCCTCGCGTTCATCCCCGGCACCCCCCGGACCCATTCGGGAAGTCCAAAGCGGCGGGCCTCGGCCTGGTCGTCTCGGCAACGCTCGTAGAAGTCCTGCAAATCGTCGAGCTTCCCCTCGTGCCCTTCCACGATTCGCAACAACAGGTCGGTGAAGGATTCGGTCGGCCGGCCCCCTTCCGAGTCGGGCTCGAAGTCCCCGTCCGCCTCGTACCCGGTAAATACCCTGGGGTCGTCCCGCCCGAACTCGGCGGCGAGGACCTGCCCGCTGTGGCAGTGGAACGAGAGGACAAGATGAGGGCGGCCCGACCAGTCGACGACGGGCGGCAAGTCGGGCCCGATGCCGGACTTGACCAGCTCGTGCAGGAAGACTTCGCCGTCGACGGCAGCCTCGACGAAGCACGCCAGGGGGGTGGACTGGTAGAACTCGCGTATCGCGTCCGGTAGCCGGACCCCTCGCCGGGCCTCGAACTCGGCGACCCCGGGAACGGTGCCCAGGGCCCGGAACCAGCCTGGCACCCGGTCTTCCATCGCCCGCACCTCAGGGCAATCCAGGTAGCCGCGGGCCTCGGCCAGGTCTCGTATGCGTCGGAGATAGTGCATGGGCACCGTCGCCTCCCGATGTTCGAGCGGTCGGACGTAGAGTTATGTCATCTTCCCACCTCGTAACCGCTTCGTGCTAACAGTTCTCTCGGGCCTTTTACCGGGGATGACTCCCTTTCTATGCGTCCAAGCGGCTGTGTCAAAAACGCCCGTTTCCGAGACGACCGGGACCGACACTGCGAGGCTTGCAGGAACGGGCCGCAATCGGTCCCGCTACCCGTCCCGGAATCTCCGTCCCAAAACCTCGCCGCATCGGTCGAGTTTCGAGACGCTCCCTCGGTCGTCCACGACGAGTCGACCACGACGAGTCGATCGAGCGGGGACGCCCGCGGTCAGTCGCTGGGCCGCCGGACCGCCACGTCGAGCGGAGCCGCTTCAACTTCTCAGGCCAGGCCTGCGGCGAGACGACCGCCCGGTTCTTCACCTGACCGCCCTTCTCCGCCGACCGCAGGTACTCGGCACTGCAGCCTCCCTGACGGTCGTCGCCATCCACCTCGTCGTTCGGGCCGTCCCATGCCTACCGTCGAACTTCGCAGGATCGTCAAAGGCGGCCAGCCGGGCGGCCGGGCACCGAAGGGCTGGCTCGCCAAGGACGGTCCGGCACCGTGGCTCGCCGACTATGGGCTCGTCCATGCCTCGACCGATGCCTATCCCGAGCGGACCCGGCTGAACGTCCGGCACTCCGAAGAACTGATGGAGGACTGCGATCCGGGCCGCCGAGTCGACCGGCTTGTGAGTCCAGGCCCTGGACCAGGTGGACCTCGTGGCGCGACTTAAGCGGGGGGTGCGGGAATCGGGACGCGGCGGCATGGATCGGGCCGGCCGACGGCCCCGGCTGGCTCTCTTTGCGGAACGCGTGCCGCGCGCCGGGCAAGCCCCGGTGGGACGTAAACCCGGACTCCGACGCCCCCAGGCTGTCCTGTGGTTCCTATAAGCGGCCGACGCCGGGACGGTCCAGGTGCTGAGGCCTCGCGAGCAACAGGCCCGGGGCCTCGAGACGTCGGGCGGGGCCTTCCTAATTCGCCTGTTCCTCCTCGCTGCGGGCAGTCACGCGGCCTCTTGGTCCTCGCCCGCCTTGCCCACCCGGAGCTGATCGAGCAGGGCAAGCAGCAACGGCTCGATTGCCTCGCTCGGGACGCCCGCCTTGCGGCTCACCTCGACGCGGAACCCCTGGGCCTTGAGCACGACCCGGACGGGGACCTTCGGTGCCTTCGGCTTGCCCTTCGGGGTTCGCTTGACACGGGCGGCGAGATCCTTCTGGCCAAGCCCCTGGCGGACGGTCTCCTCGGCGAGGCGGACTTGCTCGGTCGGATCCTCGAGCTTGGCGATCTCGTGCGCGGCCGAGGGCGCCAGCCCCCCCTGCTCCACCCGATCCTGGATCTCGGCCGGGAGCTTCAGGAGCGAAAGCGCGCGAACGATCGCGGTGCGCGAGACGGCCAACTCCTCGGACAGCTTCTCCTGGGTCCAACCCTGACGGTCCATCAGCGACCGGAACGCGCGGGCCTGCTCCATCGGCGAGAGGTCCTCGCGCAGGCAATTCTCCACGAGTTGGAGGGCGAGCTTCTCCTTGTCGCCGAGGGTGCCATCGCGGATCACGGCCCGTATGGTCGCCAGGCCGGCGAGCTGGGCGGCCCTCCAGCGGCGCTCCCCGAGTATGATTACGTAAGCCCCCCTGCCCTCGTCCCAACGCACCTGGATGGGCTGGAGCTGGCCGCGAGTCTTAAGCGACTCGGCCAGCCGCTCGAGCGCCTCGGGATCGAACTCGGTGCGTGGCTGATCGGTGTCCGGTTGGATGCGGCCCGTCTCGATGACCGCTACGTCCAGGGCCCGGGTCACCCCGGCGTGCTTACCGACCCGCTCTCGGGCCTGCGGCGCCGGGGCGGCGGGGCCGCGCTCGAAGAGGCCGATCGACTCGCGCAGGTTCCCCGAGATTGCCTTCAGCTCTTCGGACTTGCTCACGCCGCGACTCCTTCCGCGATGGGGGACGTGCCGGCGGCCCGCGCCAGCAACTCCTCGGCCACGGCCAGGACGGCCTTAGCCGCCGCGCTCTTCGGCTTGTATTGGTGCACCGTCTTCCGGTGGGCGACGGCCTCGGGGAATTCCGGCCGCATCGGCAGGCGTGCGGCGAAGACCTGCTCCCCGTACGCGGCGCGGAGGCTCGCCTCGTACTCGCGGTGGAGGGCTCTGGCGGGCGCGACCATCGTCAACAGGTAGCCGAGCAACTCGACGGGATACCCTTCGCCGCGGACGGCGTCCAGCGAGTCTAGGACGTCCGCGATCCCCTGGGCGCCGTAGTCTTCCGGCTGGAGTGGGACCAGTAGCGCGTCAGAGGCGGCGAGGGCGGCGAAGGAGGCGCCGTACAGATTCGGTGGCGGGTCAACGAGGACGATATCGAAGTCGTCCTCAACCTGGGCGAGGAAGTCGCGCAGCGATTCCCGCGACTCACGAGGCAGGAGCAACGGGCGGGAGTCGTTCCACTCGGCCGCGGCACGGCTCCCCGGCAGGATTGACACGCCGGCCAGCGGCGTCGGCCGGATCACCTGATCGGGGTAGGGGAGGCGGCCCGCGAAGATCTCGGCAATCGTCTCCTCAGGGGGCATCGCCCTGGTTCCGGCGGGGCCGAACCACCCCTGGGAAAGCGAGGCTTGAGGATCGGCGTCAACGACGAGCACCCTCCGCCCCAGCGGCCCAGCGAGGGCCCCCGAGAGGTGGTGGGTGCAGGTCGTCTTCCCGACGCCGCCCTTCTGGTTTAATAGAGTCACGACGAGCACGGGACGCCTCCCATGTGCGGACCGCACATCGCCCTCCCGGGAACGCCCCGGGCGCGCGATTCGACGGTGCCGCCCTGCCCTTGTGATCGACCGCCGGCGCGCGGAAATCCACCACCATTCCGGACGCGGTGTGCGGACCGCACATCAGGCCGGCGCAGGCGTCGCCGAGGACGCATTCCGAGCCGGTGTGCGGACCGCACACCGTGTTGTCGGCCAAGCGCGCGGTGCGATCCCGAGGGGGGGGTTCATAGGCCCACAAAGGCCGCCGATCGCGCGGCACACGTACGGCTATTCCGCGACCGCCTCTTTCACCTACGACGATTCTCGACTTCGGACCCGCCCCCCGTGAGCCAGTGGTCGGAAAGCTCGTAAAATAACAAACCACGAGGGTTTCGCTGGAGCCTGTCAGGACCCGCCCGACGCCGAGTGGCCGCTGTAGTTCCGCCGAACCTCGGCAAACTGGCACTGCAACAGCGCGGGGGACTACCTGCGACGTGCTGTATGGCCCGTGGCAAAGCTGTGGGCGAGGGAGTCAATCATCCGGGCTACCTCGCGCCGCGAGACGCTACTACCAAAAGAGTCGGCTCGGCGAACGGCTATTTTCGGTGAGGCGAGGACTTCTCGGCCCCGGGGGAGGGGCGTCCTGAAGGCCGCCGGAGGGCCCGAGGGGCGTCGAGTTCGAGAGGGGAGGAGAGGGTTTGGGGGGGCGTCGTTGTGTCGCCGCACGCGGACGCGAAGGAGGCCCTGGGCCTCACTCGCTCGCGTCGTCTTGGGGAAGGCCGAGCGTGGTCCTGATGAACGGGTTCCTGATGGAGAGCCGGAAGAGGGACGCCGCAAGCGACCCTCCCCTGACCGCCGTCTGCTCGTAGACCTTCACGAACTCCGGGTCGGCCGCGGCGACCGCTTCCCGGTCGAGGGCGTCCCGCCCCTCGGCCGAGAGCCCGTCCCAATATTCGCGGACCTGGGCGTTAGCCTCGTCGCACCGCCTCGCGTGCTCACGCTTCCGCCTGGCCTCCGCGGCCTCGAGCTTCCGCCGCTCGTTCATTGCCCTCTGCTGCTCGGCCTTCTCGGCCTTCGAGACGAAGCCCTCCGGCCGCGAGTAATCGTCCCGGACGGCCTTGGTCAGGTAGGCACCGAGATCGAGAATCTTCCTCGTCCCCTTCTTTTTGAGCCAGTCGACCTGTTCGATTTGGGCCCGCACCCGCTCCTCGGGGAAGCCCGTGACGAGCTCCCTCGCGGTCTTGGAGGACACGCCGCGGGCAACGAGTTCCGACTGCAGCTCGCTCGGCTCTTCCCCATCGCCGACGCCGTCGGCGGGGAGGGCCTGAGGGGCCGTGACGGGAACTCCGCTCCGCGCGAATGTGACGCTCCATTGGCCCCGGCCCGTCTGGGCGAACCGCTCCTCGGAATCCATCCCCTTCAAGAATCCCGCCTCCGTGAGCTCGTCGATGGCGGGCTGGAGCTTCTGCTTGAGCCGCCAGCACTCGTAATTGCGGCTCATCCCCACATGCTCGCAGGCGAGCGTCCGGAGGTCGAAAGTCCACTCGGACTTCTTGTAGAACCGCTTGTCGAGAAACCGGTAGAGCTGCTTCGAAATGGAGCTCTTCAGCGAGAAGTAGACCTTCAGGTCGAGCTTCTTCAGATTGTTCGCCTGGAAGCTCTTGAAGAACTCGGAACTCCATCGAATCGTCGAGGGGGGCGGGGCGATTTGCCGGGTCCGGCAGCCACGGCGTTGCTCTTGCTCGATGACGGTCGCCGCCTCGAGAATGTGGAAGCTGTAGTTGCCCTTCGTCTTCGTGTCGTTGTCCCACCAGGACTTCTTGTAGATCAGCGTGACCCCCACCCAGCGGTTGAGCGACTCGGTAAGCCGCTCGTAGTAAAAGCCCCGGTCGGGCCAGCCAAGGACCTTCATGAGCTCGTATCGCGTGAAGTGCAGCGTCGTGCTCTCGTAATTGTTCTTCTTCTTCGTGAGGTGCAGCAGGCCGATAATGACGTCGACGTCGAGGGCGGTCGGGAGCCCGAGCAGGTCGCTCCCGGTGATGGTGACCGTCTCATCCTTGTCGTGGTAGACGACAGTCTTAATACCCGCGGGGGCCCGGTCGGCGAGCAGGGCGATGGGGTATTCGGCGAGATTCATCTCGTCCCGACCCTCGCGTTCTCGCGATACGTCCGGGAGAGTCTCGAGAACCGTGGTCTCGCCGACCTGCTCTGGTCCCATCCATCCCTCGTAATCGAAGAGAAGAAAGCAACAACCCTAGGTTTGGTTGTTGTTCTTAGTTATAAGTTGAAGAGGTTATAGGTAGGGTGGTCGAAAGTCAAATAATATCAAGAGTTTACATCCGAAAAACCTCCCCCGTTTTGCGGTAAATCCACACCTCGTTTTGCGGTAAATCCACACCTCGTTTTGCGGTAAGATCACACCTCGTTTTGCGGCCCCAGCCACCCCCCGTTTTGCGGTATACCACCCTTCGTCTTGCGGTACTTCTACCCTTCATTTTGCGGTACGAAATGGACTAACGCTCAAATCCTTTTCATCTTCCGGGCGATCTTTTCGTTTCCGGCCTCGGGCCTCCCTCTTGCCTCAAGCTGGCCCTTCCAGACCACCCCTCAACTTGCGGTGCTGCGGGGCGGACGAACAGGCCTCGCTGCGAGGGCCTGGGAGGGTTTCCACAGGGTCGAGTTTTTCCGGAAAACACGACCTGGTGAAGCAGTTGATAGAGGTGTCGACCGATAAAATCCAGCTGGCGTTCACCCGCTACGGCACCTCCAAGTGGGAGACGGCCCTAGCGCAAGCTCGCCGCCTCATGGATTTGGACGACCCCGATGAGCGGGTCCTCGGCGAGCGACTCAGGGCCGAAGTGATGAAGGAATCTCGTACGAGCCAACGAGGGTGCTCACGACCCTTCGTCGACTTCGCGATCTTCCCTAACTGAGGCTACACCGTCGCCCGGGTGGGAGAAGGAGTCGGCGAACCTATCGGGCAATCCGTCCAAGAGATCCGCTGAGCCGAAATGCCCGGCCCTCAACTCCAAGTCCCAGCCCCTGAAGCATGGGCCTGGGAGGCCTCGGAAAATCCAGGACTAAACGCCGCCCCCGAGCTCCAGGTGACTGTCGCCATACGGGTCGAGGGCGTCGACGCTGTGGCGGTTTCCACCGATGTCGCCGTCGAGGGTACTCGGGTCAGGCTGACACGGGCGATGGCGAGCTCTCGGTTCTTCAGATCCCATGCACGCGAATCGTTCCAGACGATCCAGGACGACACAACGCAATGGAGCAGCGGCCAGGCCCGCTGAGCTGCTCGAGCCGCCCCGGTCCCCCCTCCCCAGTCCGCGGCTTCCTCCAGTTCCACGCCGATCGCGGCGACATTCCGGAACACCGCGGATGAGCGAGGCTCAACATGGTCGCCACAGTATCACGACTCGACGTCGGCAACGCCACCTCCATCTCGGGACCGACGTCAGCCAAGTGCACAACCCGGGCACCAGGACGCGTCAGCTCGGGTGGGACGTCTAATTCGCCGTTGACGAGTCGTTCTCACCGGCCTGCTGCGTGGAAATGTCGAGCAGGTTCAATCCAGGGCCGCGAGGGGTCGTGGCGGAGCATTAACACGTCGGGAGCGAATGTTGAGCGTCCGCCTGGACGAAGGGTCGGCCGCCGTCGACCTTGCAGTCGGGGCCGGGGACTGCCGGCTGGACTGCCGAGGACCCGAGCCGCGGTCGCACGCTGAAGATAACGGTCTCCGAGGCCGCGAAGCCGCCCGCCGCCGCGAGCCGTAAATCCTGACCGGGTCGGTTGATGAGTCGATCGCACGGGTCGTTTGAATTCGAGGTGGTCGTATCCACCACCAGGGCGAATTCAAACGACGCCGGGATTGCGGATCGACGTGGCCGAGGGCTAAGGAAAAGCCGCAGGGCGCCGGGGTCGAAGCCCCGGCGCCCTGCGGCGGGTCGGGCCGGCGAGGGCCCCGGGATCAGGCCGGCGAGGGCCGAGGGCCGTCGTCGGCGGGCTTCGGGGCGTATCGGCCCAGCAGCTTGCGACGCGTGCGGCCGTCCGGCACGGCCCTGCCCAGCAGGCCGCATCCGTGCCTGATCGCCTTGGCGGCCGTGTTGCGGTCGCACCCCAGCCGGGCCGCGACCTCGTCGTACAGCAGCCCCCGGTCGTAGAGCCGGACGGCCTCGTCGGCCATCCGCATGAACGCCGGCGGCTCGAGCGTCCTCTGCGCCGGCGTCAGCGCGGAGCGGCGGGAACGCCCGTCCGGCGGCTCCAGGCCGCGGACGCGATGCCAGGCCGCCAGGGCCTTGGAGGCCAGCTTGTGGTGGATGCCCAGGCGGGCCCCGATCTCCTTGTACAGCAGGCCCTGGTCGTACAGCTCCTTGACCGCGTCGGCGTGGGCCTCGCACGGCGCCGGCGCGCGGAAGTCGATCGCGACCGCCTGCCCCGCCGCGTCCGCGTCCGGGCCCGGGACGCCCGGCAGGCGGAGGCGGAACGTCCCCCTGAGCCAGCCCCGCTTGATCTCGCGGCCGCCCGCCTGGACCAGGTCGACGCGGCCCCCGGTGAGCATGTCGACGACCTCCCGGACCTCGAGGTCGTCGAAGGCGTCGCCCCCCGCGGCGGCCTCCTCAAGGATCGCGCCCAGCCGCGCGAGCAGCTCGCGCGCGCCGCCCTCGTCGGGGACCTCGACCGGCCGGCCGGCGTCGGCCTCCAGGCCGGCGAGCTCGGCGGCGGCGGCCTCGCGCTCGCGCCGCAGCGCCTGCAGCCTCTTCGTGGACTCGCGGACGTCGCGGTCGCCGAGCCCGAGGTTGTCCATCAGGAGCCCGATCCGCCGCGTCAGCGAGCCGTCCCGCGCCCGCAGCTCGTCGAGGCGGGCCGGGTCGGGGGCCTGCAGCGCGGCCGCCGCGGCGCGGCAGGCCGCCGCGACCTCCGCCGCCAGGCCCTCGTCCGCCCGGAGTCGGCGGGCCAGGGTGGCGCAGATCAGGCGCAGGGCCAGGCCCCGGTTGAGGACCGAGCAGAGGGGCTTCAGGGCCCTCCCCGTCGCCTGGCAGTCCTTGCAGATGAGCATCTTGCCGTGGTCGCCGCCCGAGTACATCATGCGGCCGTGCGCGGCGCAGAAGAACAGGCCGCCCAGGGCCCTGGGCCGGGAGCGGCCGTCGCCGTCGCGGGGCTTGCGGCCGGCGGCGCGGCGGTCCCCCTCGCCGAGCCGGACCTGGGCCCGCAGCCAGAGGTC comes from the Paludisphaera mucosa genome and includes:
- a CDS encoding ParB/RepB/Spo0J family partition protein, which gives rise to MSKSEELKAISGNLRESIGLFERGPAAPAPQARERVGKHAGVTRALDVAVIETGRIQPDTDQPRTEFDPEALERLAESLKTRGQLQPIQVRWDEGRGAYVIILGERRWRAAQLAGLATIRAVIRDGTLGDKEKLALQLVENCLREDLSPMEQARAFRSLMDRQGWTQEKLSEELAVSRTAIVRALSLLKLPAEIQDRVEQGGLAPSAAHEIAKLEDPTEQVRLAEETVRQGLGQKDLAARVKRTPKGKPKAPKVPVRVVLKAQGFRVEVSRKAGVPSEAIEPLLLALLDQLRVGKAGEDQEAA
- a CDS encoding recombinase family protein, with product MRRPASPDGPHAPRDVDLEIDGLIADAHRRLPRDECELVGAIYARYSTRTQGSIGDQVRAVLEAALKLKVFVPREHVHHDAAVRGCKDRRPGLDRLRALLARGGAVQIVLIFSTNRLARKVYRALQFVHEEIVERGVRCVFTSTGVDTADAGRWSLMLQAHAMVDEVVVASASAHVRAGQEGLFALGRVHGAVTFGYRGRELEGLLTKKGLPARVYEVDPEAAPWVARAFEWYARDGVSIAEVARRLNGEPRAALNSRLLAGWSQASVRRLLANGRYRGAWEYGRYQSVYKGREDYVVQVRRDEPLMSAQWEPLRIVPDDLWLRAQVRLGEGDRRAAGRKPRDGDGRSRPRALGGLFFCAAHGRMMYSGGDHGKMLICKDCQATGRALKPLCSVLNRGLALRLICATLARRLRADEGLAAEVAAACRAAAAALQAPDPARLDELRARDGSLTRRIGLLMDNLGLGDRDVRESTKRLQALRREREAAAAELAGLEADAGRPVEVPDEGGARELLARLGAILEEAAAGGDAFDDLEVREVVDMLTGGRVDLVQAGGREIKRGWLRGTFRLRLPGVPGPDADAAGQAVAIDFRAPAPCEAHADAVKELYDQGLLYKEIGARLGIHHKLASKALAAWHRVRGLEPPDGRSRRSALTPAQRTLEPPAFMRMADEAVRLYDRGLLYDEVAARLGCDRNTAAKAIRHGCGLLGRAVPDGRTRRKLLGRYAPKPADDGPRPSPA
- a CDS encoding ParA family protein, producing MLVVTLLNQKGGVGKTTCTHHLSGALAGPLGRRVLVVDADPQASLSQGWFGPAGTRAMPPEETIAEIFAGRLPYPDQVIRPTPLAGVSILPGSRAAAEWNDSRPLLLPRESRESLRDFLAQVEDDFDIVLVDPPPNLYGASFAALAASDALLVPLQPEDYGAQGIADVLDSLDAVRGEGYPVELLGYLLTMVAPARALHREYEASLRAAYGEQVFAARLPMRPEFPEAVAHRKTVHQYKPKSAAAKAVLAVAEELLARAAGTSPIAEGVAA
- a CDS encoding replication initiator protein A, whose amino-acid sequence is MNLAEYPIALLADRAPAGIKTVVYHDKDETVTITGSDLLGLPTALDVDVIIGLLHLTKKKNNYESTTLHFTRYELMKVLGWPDRGFYYERLTESLNRWVGVTLIYKKSWWDNDTKTKGNYSFHILEAATVIEQEQRRGCRTRQIAPPPSTIRWSSEFFKSFQANNLKKLDLKVYFSLKSSISKQLYRFLDKRFYKKSEWTFDLRTLACEHVGMSRNYECWRLKQKLQPAIDELTEAGFLKGMDSEERFAQTGRGQWSVTFARSGVPVTAPQALPADGVGDGEEPSELQSELVARGVSSKTARELVTGFPEERVRAQIEQVDWLKKKGTRKILDLGAYLTKAVRDDYSRPEGFVSKAEKAEQQRAMNERRKLEAAEARRKREHARRCDEANAQVREYWDGLSAEGRDALDREAVAAADPEFVKVYEQTAVRGGSLAASLFRLSIRNPFIRTTLGLPQDDASE